In Syntrophales bacterium, a single window of DNA contains:
- a CDS encoding UDP-N-acetylglucosamine 2-epimerase, producing MIHIIIGTKAQLIKMAPIMLRLQEKNIPYNFIFTGQHQETIDDLRENFSIKPPDVILHYGKDITSVSSMLLWLIKISFKALFFRNSIFQGNHKNNGIVLVHGDTFSTLLGAIMGRIAGLKVAHVESGLRSFDLWNPFPEELTRIITSWLSNIYFCPGQWAVNNLKGFTGIKINTQHNTLFDSLDFALKVKQFSVAIPDKPYCVVTTHRFENLCSYSILERNVSLIENIAQKIRVVFILHPVTDRKLTQFNLKERLENNSSIELHPRYDYFNFIQLVNQSEFVVSDGGSNQEESFYMGKPCLLLRKTTERTEGIEKNVVISYYNENKVIEFVKNYSQYQISPLKRPFSPTEIIINYIASQ from the coding sequence TTAATAAAGATGGCACCAATTATGCTCCGACTCCAGGAGAAAAACATCCCATACAATTTCATTTTTACAGGGCAGCATCAAGAAACTATTGATGATTTACGCGAAAATTTTTCCATTAAACCACCTGATGTGATCTTGCATTATGGCAAAGACATTACCTCTGTATCTTCCATGCTATTATGGTTAATTAAGATATCATTTAAAGCGCTCTTTTTCAGAAACAGTATCTTTCAGGGTAATCATAAAAATAATGGCATTGTTTTAGTACATGGAGATACTTTTTCTACATTATTAGGCGCTATTATGGGACGGATAGCAGGATTAAAAGTTGCGCATGTGGAATCCGGACTACGCTCTTTTGATCTATGGAACCCTTTCCCGGAAGAATTGACTCGAATAATAACCTCCTGGTTATCTAATATTTATTTTTGTCCAGGACAATGGGCAGTGAATAATCTTAAAGGATTTACTGGCATTAAAATTAATACACAACACAATACGTTGTTTGATTCACTTGATTTTGCTTTAAAAGTAAAACAATTTAGTGTAGCTATTCCAGATAAGCCTTATTGCGTAGTTACCACTCATCGCTTTGAAAATCTTTGCTCTTATTCCATCCTTGAGCGTAATGTTTCTTTAATTGAAAATATTGCCCAGAAAATCAGAGTTGTTTTTATTCTTCATCCAGTAACTGATCGAAAGCTCACACAATTTAATTTGAAAGAACGCTTAGAAAATAATTCATCCATAGAACTGCACCCTCGCTACGATTACTTTAATTTTATTCAACTTGTTAATCAATCAGAGTTTGTCGTTAGTGATGGGGGGAGCAATCAGGAAGAAAGTTTTTATATGGGGAAGCCCTGTTTATTATTAAGAAAAACAACAGAAAGAACCGAAGGTATCGAGAAAAATGTTGTTATAAGCTACTATAATGAAAACAAAGTAATAGAATTCGTTAAAAATTATAGTCAATATCAAATAAGTCCATTAAAGAGGCCATTTTCACCAACTGAAAT